From the genome of Verrucomicrobiia bacterium, one region includes:
- a CDS encoding acyl carrier protein yields MATDEIDLKAQIKKFITENMLFSGEGFTHADDTSLLEAGIIDSIGVMELVTFVGNTFKINVPPEDILPDNFDSVQKLSDYIRRKQS; encoded by the coding sequence ATGGCCACTGATGAAATAGATCTCAAAGCGCAGATCAAAAAGTTTATCACTGAAAACATGTTGTTTAGCGGGGAGGGGTTTACTCACGCCGATGACACCTCACTGCTCGAAGCGGGAATCATTGATTCCATAGGAGTGATGGAGCTGGTCACTTTTGTAGGGAACACTTTTAAAATTAATGTGCCGCCTGAAGACATCTTGCCAGACAACTTTGATTCGGTTCAAAAGCTTTCCGACTATATTCGTAGAAAGCAGTCGTGA